Proteins found in one Coffea eugenioides isolate CCC68of chromosome 5, Ceug_1.0, whole genome shotgun sequence genomic segment:
- the LOC113770677 gene encoding xyloglucan endotransglucosylase/hydrolase protein 24-like — MASYTIVLLSLFISCFSILLLSLTLSSVLLVSITTAGSFHQHININWGEERAQILESGQLVTLTLDQYSGSGFQSKDEYLFGRIDVQLKLVSGDSAGTVTAFYLSSQGPAHDEIDFEFLGNVSGEPYIVHTNMYTEGHAGREEQFYLWFDPRQDFHTYSIIWNPGRVIWLVDDIPIREYTNHGSKGVPYPSRRPMRLYSSIWNADSWATQNGKIKTDWTKAPFTASYRNLKIDACVWESTSSCESEESTNSPPSKPWMKQQLDDGGKMNLQWVRKKYMVYDYCVDYKKFVYGIPLECKLRKMPG, encoded by the exons ATGGCTTCCTATACCATTGTTCTGCTTTCATTATTCATTTCTTGCTTCTCCATTCTTTTGCTTTCTTTAACCTTATCTTCGGTACTGCTGGTTTCCATTACAACTGCAGGAAGCTTCCaccaacatataaacatcaacTGGGGTGAAGAGAGAGCTCAAATTCTTGAAAGTGGTCAACTTGTAACGCTAACTCTGGACCAGTATTCTGGCTCTGGATTTCAATCCAAAGATGAGTACTTGTTTGGCAGGATTGATGTGCAACTCAAACTTGTTTCTGGCGATTCTGCCGGCACCGTCACGGCATTTTAT TTGTCTTCTCAAGGGCCAGCCCATGACGAGATCGATTTTGAGTTCTTGGGTAATGTGTCAGGGGAGCCTTATATTGTCCACACGAATATGTATACAGAGGGGCACGCAGGCAGGGAAGAGCAATTCTACTTGTGGTTTGATCCTAGACAAGATTTCCACACATATTCAATCATATGGAATCCAGGAAGGGTCAT ATGGTTAGTAGATGACATTCCTATAAGAGAATATACTAATCATGGATCAAAAGGAGTACCATACCCAAGTAGGAGACCTATGAGGCTCTATTCAAGTATATGGAATGCTGATAGCTGGGCTACACAAAATGGGAAAATCAAGACTGATTGGACAAAGGCTCCTTTTACAGCTTCCTATAGGAACCTGAAGATTGATGCTTGTGTTTGGGAATCTACATCTTCCTGTGAATCTGAGGAGTCCACCAATTCCCCACCATCAAAACCATGGATGAAGCAACAGTTGGATGATGGTGGCAAAATGAATCTGCAGTGGGTGCGAAAGAAGTACATGGTCTACGATTACTGCGTAGACTATAAGAAGTTCGTATATGGCATCCCACTTGaatgcaagctgcgaaaaatgCCTGGCTAG